DNA sequence from the Thermococcus gammatolerans EJ3 genome:
CGTAGCTCGGCGGTCTTATGAGGGCCCCGCTTATCGTGCCGTCCATGAGCACGAGGTCTGACATTTCCCCGACGAGAGCGCCCATTCTTTTCTCCAGTGTGTCCATATGAACCCTTATTCTATCATCGGCGTTGCTGTAGGGGAAGAGCGCCCCGATGTCGTTCCAGTAGTAGAGGTCGTCGCCGACCGCTGATGCGGAGACGGCGTAGATTATCGCCCCGCTGAGCCTTCTGGCCATCCTGCTCCCGTCAACGGCGTAAACCCTCGTCTTCTTCGGCTCTGGAAGGTCTTCCCAGCGGTAGTGCTTCCTCACGAGGGGGACGAGCTTTCCGAGCTCCTTCCTGCTCTCCCTGAGGAAGTGCCTGATTTCCTCGAGGTGCCTGTCGTCAATACGCTCCAAGGCTCTCCACCTCCACCCTCGCTTCACCGGCGTTGGTAACCCTTATCACGTAATCGGCCGCGTCCTTCAGTTCTTCGTCGTGCGAGACGATGATTACCTGAGGTATTTTTCTCAGCTGGCTCGATATAATCTCCACGAGCTTCTTCCTCCTCTCCTCGTCGAGGAAGGGCGTTGGCTCGTCCAGTATGAGGAGCTCAAGGTTGCCCACCTTGTAGAGCGAGAGGGCAAGGCGGAAGGCCAGACCGAGCGCTATCCTCTCCCCACCGCTGAGGAAGTCTATTCCAACTTCGTTGCCCGCGTAGAGGACTTTAAGCTCAATCCGCTCTTTCCCATAGCGCTTCTCGCGCCTCAGCCTTATCCCCTGATACTTGCCCTCGGTCATCTCCGAGAACAGCTCCCCAGCCAGCTTCTGCACCTCTTCAAGCCCTCTAAGCTCTTCCTCCGCCTTCAGCCGGGCTATCTTTTCCCTGAAGGCCGTCAGGTCTGCCAGCGCCTTCTCGATGAGCTCGAGCTCCCTCTCGGCCTTCTCAATCTCCCCGAGGTTCGCCTTCAGCTCGTCTATTAAGCGGGCTATCTCGTCCCTCAGGCTCTCCGCTCCCTCAAGCTCGGCCCTCGCCCTCTCAAGGGCTCTCGACTTCTCAAGGTATTCCCTCTCGGCCCTCTCAAAGTCCTCCTCCGAGAATTCCTTCCTGGCTTCTTCCAGCTCTTTTCTCGCCTTTTCGAGCTCGGCCTTTAAGCGCGCTATGTTCGCCCTTGACTCATCGGCCTTCCTCTGCTCGATGTCGAGCTTCTTCTCGAGGGCCTCAATCCTCCTCGGAATGTCCTTCAGCGAGAGGAACTCGCGGTAGGGCTTCTCAAGCTCCCCAATCCTCTCCTCGACCTCATCAAAGGAGCTGAATCCCCTCTCGGAGAGCCTCTTTAGAATGTCGGCCTTTCTCTCCTCAAGGGTGTGGAGTTCCTTCTCTACAGCCCTCTTTTCCTTCTCAAGGCCCTCAAGCTCCTCAAGCCTCTCCTTAACGTTTCTGATTTCCTTCTTGAGGCCGATGAGCTTCTCCTTCGTTTCCTCGAAGAGCTTCGCGTCCCTCTCAAGCTCCTCAACGCCGAGCTCCTCAAGCTTCTCCTCCGCCTCTCTGAGCAAATCGGCCGTCTTCTTGAGGCGAATCAGCTTCGGCTCCCTCGCGAGGAGCTTCCTTAGCTCGACCTCGCGCTTCCTCAGCTCCTCAAGCTTCTCCCCGAAGGTTTTAACTTCACTCTCAATCCTCGAAATCTCGGCCCTGTACTCGGCCAGGATTTCGCCTTCCTCGTGCTCGTCTATGGGTCTTCTGCAGAGGGGACAGATTTTGGCCCCTTCCAGTCTCTCCATGTTCGCCTCAAGCTCGGCCCTTTTGCCCCTCAGCGAGGCTATTCTCTCCCTGACCTTTGAAATCTCCTCGCGGAGCCTTTCAAGCTCCTCCTTGGCTTTCTCGATTTCTTTGAGTTCCTTTTCAAGCTTCTCGACGGTGTAGCCGGCCCTCTCAAGCTCCTTCCTGTGCTTCTCGGCCTCGCCGAGGATTGACAGGGCGCGCTGGTAGAGCTTGTGCCTCTCCTTGAGCCTCTCGTATTCCCTCCTCGTCTCTACCTCTTTCTTCTTCAGCTCCCCAAGTTTCCTTTCCAGCTCCTCTCGCTTCTCCATTTCTCTCTCGAGGGAGCGGAGCTTTTCCCTTAGCGATGAAAGCCCAACCTCAACATTCGAGAGCTCGTCCTTCAGCTTCAAAAGCTTGCCCAGCTCAATGTACTCCTCGGCGAGAGGTTTTAACTCCTCAAGCCTCGCCCTCTTCTCCTCCAGCTCCTCCAGCTCGAGCTTCAGCTCCTCTATCCTCTTCTCCCTCTCCTTCAAAAGTTCCTCCTCGCTCGCCAGCGATTTTTCGAGGAGAGCTATTCTCTTCTCGAGGCCGGCTATCAGCTCCTTTCTTTCCTTCATCTCTTGATAGAGCTTGGAAAGCTTCTCCACCTCGGCCGAAAGCTCCCTTTCCCTCTTCCTCAGCTCACTAATCCTCCTCAGCGTCTCGGCAAACCTCTTCCCTGCCTCGCTCAGCCTGTCTTCGACTTCAGCTTTCCTCTCGATGAGCTTCTTCAGGTTCTCCCTTCTCCTCTTCAGCTCGCGGATTACCTCTGCCGAGTTCCTCTCGGCGTTCTCGTAGTCCTCTATGCCGAGAACCTTGCGCAGAACCTTTTCCATGACCTCGCGGTTGGTGATTATGCCCTCAATCTCGCCCTGTCGGATGTAGAGGGCGTTCGTATAGACCTGCAGGGGGTAAACGTTCCTCTCGACCCAGCGCGCTACCTCGGAGCTCTTCTCCGCAATAAGTTTTCCGTTCTCGAGGAGCTCGCTCTTCTTCGTCGTCCGGGTTATGCGGTAGGTTTTGCCGTTGTGCTCGAACTCCAGGCCCAGGGAAAGCTCCCCGGTTCCGACGCGGGCGTTGGCCTTCAGATAGCCCTTCGGGAAGCTCGGGTGTCCGAGGTAAAGCGAGGCAAAGATGGCCTCAAGGATTGAGCTCTTCCCGGCTCCATTCTGGCCGATTATCAGGTTTATGCCGTCGCTGAACTCAACAATGCTTTTCCTGTGGGCCCTGAAGTTCCGAATCTCGATTTTCCTGACCCTCATTGCCTGCCACCCCTGAGCCACGCATCGAGGCTCGACGGCTTTGCCGGTCTCGTTTTCTTCTCGGTTTTGGGCTTCTCTATTTTCTCCTTCTTTGGAGTTGCTTTCACGCGCTTTTCCCCTTTCGGCCGTTTCTCTTCGGCATTTTCTGGTTTCTTCGGCTCTTCCACTGGTTTGCGGGCCCTTGCACTCATCCCTTCCGGAACGCCGAGGCGGTACTTCTCAAGGAGCCAGTCCATGAACTCGTCGAGCGGGAACTCCTTTGGTTCACTCCGCAGGTGGAGGAAGAGCTCCCTCTCCCACTCGGTCAGTATCTCCTCGCCCACGCGCTCCTTAGAGATTATCGCCTCGCCCGTGACCCTGCTCCTGAAGGCGTAGTAGGCTATGCCAGAGCCCTTCAGCAGGTCGTTGAACTCAGCTAAACTAACGCCACCTTTCACCGTTCCCTCAAGGTAGATGATTGCCACCGCATCTTTTGGAATCAGACCCGCTACCTCCTCCACCTTCCTCCTGAGCTCGGCCTTGGAGTTTCCCGAAACCGTAACGCGGTAGAAGGGCCTCGTCTCGACCTCGACGAACTCCGGCCGGAAGTCCTCAACGATGTAGAAGCCCTTAGGCTGGGGGTTCTCGCGGAGCTTCGGCTTTCTGTCCCTCTCGCCGTAAACTACTACGTGGCTCGCCTCCCTCACGTCGGTTCTCTCGGTGGAGCCAGGATATGCTATCGGGCCCTTTAGACCCGTCTGCTCGGGCTCGGCCAGCTTTCTCACGTGTATGTGTCCGAGGGCGTAGTAGGAGAAGTTATCAGGGAGTTCGCTGAGCTTGAGGTCGAAGGCGTCCTGATACGGTGTGTCCTTAGCGAGGTAGTCAACCGCCTGGTGGAGCATCAGGATGTCTCCCCTCTTGAAGAGGGCCTTCAGGACGTTGGTGTTACCCCTTATGAGCTGCCAGCGCGTGTGATGTCTTAAGCCGTAGATTTTGAGGTCTCCGACCTCTGCCCAGACGAGGTAGCGGTCGGCAATCTTTTTGCTCCGCAGGAACTCGTCCCGCTTTTCCTCTCTTCTGAGGCCGAGGGTCCTGATTAGGCCGAGGTGTTCGAGCAGGTCGAAGACGGAAGCCTCTCTAATCGTCTTGTCGTGGTTGCCCTCGATGGCGAAGACAGGGATTTCCTTTCTCCTCGGGATTTCGAGTATCTCGACCGCATCGCGCAGGGCCTTAGGCGACGGCCTGCTCACGTGGAAGAGGTCTCCGGCGATGAGTATGAAGTCCACCCTGGCCTTAACGGCCTTCTCGACGGCCTCACGAAACGCTTTAACGTAGTCCTCGTAGCGGAAGGGCTGGTTGAACTGCTCCCGGCCGAGATGGGCATCGGCTATGTGCGCGAACCTCATCTTAACACCTCACAGGGGGAGGGAAGCTATCGCCTCCTCCTCGCTCACCTCTTCCTCCTTCCCCTCGAGCCACTCCTCGACGATGTCTATGTCCCTTCCTCCATAGTGGCCGTTGAAGTCCTTCTCGAAGTTATAAACCTTCACCATCGCCGGAATCGTGATTGCGTAGCCCACTATCACCGCCTCGCCGACGCCCAGCGAGGCTATATCGCTCAGCAGGTCCTCGCTTATCTGCTCGCTCGCCTGCTGGACGTAGCGCTGGTCGTTGGGCTCAACCAGCTTGAGGATTATCTTTGTGTTGGTCTGGCTGAGTATGTCGTCGTCGAGCTTCTTCGGCCTCTGGGACACTATTCCAAGGCCCACGCCGAACTTTCTCCCCTCTCGGGCTATCTTGCCGAGCCACAGGGTTGCGGGGTTCTTCTCGCCCCTCGGCGCGAATATGTGGGCTTCTTCAACTATGACGAGGATTGGCTTCCTTATTGCGGGGTAGGCTTCGAGTATCTCCCTCGCGGTGAGCCTGTCGTTGGTTCTGACGGCCTTGAGGTACTCAATGCGGTTCTTGAGGATTCCCCTCAGGACGAAGCTCGCGAGCGTTATCATCTGCTCCTCTTCCATCCCGCTGAGGTCTATGACGTTCACCATGCCGGGCCTTATCTCGCCGAGCACATCTACCGGGCTTATGAACTCGCCGAAATTAGCTTTCAGCTCGCCTATGTAGTCCTTCAGCCTTATCAGGGCCTCCAAATCCCTCTGTTGAATCTTCCTCGGCATCTCTATGCCCTTCTCGTTGTAGTAGTGGATGACCCTGTCCTCCTTGCTCTCCGAGTTCTCGTAAACCCTAATCCACTCCTCTATCTTGTCCTCCATCGCTTCGAGGAAGGGCAGACCGCCGACGACCTTTCCGTCCCGTCTCATCTCCTCCTTGACTGTTCGGTAAACGAGCCCGAGGAAGCGCCTCTGGAGGCTCGCGTTTTCGGCTATGCCGAGGAGCGTTGCCAGCTCGCTCAGCCTTATTCTCCCGGGGTCTATAGTGGCCTTTATCGGGTTGACCTTTGCCCCTGGCCAGCTCAACCTCTGGTACTCGCCGTGAGGGTCGAGGATTACGACGGTGGCGTTAACGTTGTCAACGAGCTCCTTGGTGAGAACGGCTATCGTGTTTGACTTGCCCGCTCCGGTAACGGCCAAAACCGCGAAGTGCCTCGAAACGAGCCTGTTGGCGTCGAGGCGAACCTCTATGTTGCCCCTCGCGATGAGCTTTCCAACCCTGAGGTGGCCGTTTGCGAATATTCTCTCCAGGTCCTCGTCCCTCGCGAGGTAAACCTTCTCGCCTGGCTTTATAGGGACGCGGTTCGGGGCGGGCTTTGGCAGAAACTCGCCGTCCCTAGTTCTGAGAACGCCGAGAACCTTGGCCGTAGCCAATATCTCCTCGCTCTTGTCGAGAATTCCGCGCGAGAAAACGTTGACTGTCTTTTCAACGTAGTCGTAGCTTCCCCTTCCAGCTTCCATAAGCCAGTTGAGGTTTCTTATGGATTTGAGCAGGGCTAAAACCTCGTCTCCCTCCCGGTTTTTAACGACAAGGAACTCGCCGAAGCGCGGGAGCTCGTTCCTAGGGTTGACTATGAACGTGAAGTGGTCGGTGCTCGATTCACCGAACACGATTCCAACCGAAGCGTCGGGCCCCTCCATATTACCACCTTGAGTTGATTTTCCCGTGAGGACAAAAACCTTTCGGATGCCCGAAAGGGTTTTTATGGGAGCCACTAAAACCCCACGCCCGATGACGAACTACTCCCGGCTGAGTGGTGATGAGCCACCTACCGGCCGAGGGCTTTTAAGCTCAACCCCGAAGGTTCAACCATGAGAATCCTCCTCGTCACCGGTAAACTCGCCGAACCCCTCGTGAGGAAGTACGGGAAAGGCTGCGACGTATTTGTAACCCCGGTGAGCGTCGCGGCATTCCTTACCCCGGAGATGATAACCCACTATCTGAAAAAGGCCGGCGTGAGGAGCGGGAACTACGATCTAATCCTCATCCCCGGCCTCGTCAGGGGTTCAGCCCAGCCCATCGAGGACGAAATTGGAATTCCAGCCTTTAAAGGGCCGAAGAACGCGATGGATCTGCCCGTCGTTTTGAGGGCCTTGCGCGAGGGCTTCAAGCTGAGCAAGGAGAAACCGGCGGACGAGCTGTTTTCCCTCGATGGGTTGAGGAAAGTTAAGGACATCAGGAACAAGGCGAGGGACAGGCGCTACATCGAAAGAGCCCTCAAACGGCCCGGAAACCTCCTCATCAGCAATCTCCCGGTTGGGAGGGACTTTCCGGCGAGGATTTTGGGAGAGGTTGTCGATGCCCCAAAACTCGGCGTCGATGGGGTCGTTGAGAAGGCCCTTTACTACCTCCGCGAGGGGGCCGACATCGTTGACATCGGGATGGTGGCGGGCGAGACAAACCTCGAGTTCATCGAACTCATCCCGGAAATCCGCGAGAGACTTAGGGAAGGCGGTTTTAATGTCCCGATGAGCTTTGATTCCCTTAACACCGCCGAGATAGAGAGGGCCCTTGATTATGCGGATTTATTCCTGAGCGTTGACGAGAGCAACCTTGAGGGGCTCGTCACTGCAAAGCCAGTCGTTCTAATCCCTACAAACCAGAAGAAGGGTTTCTTCCCGGTCAGGCCTTTCGAGAGGGTCGAGTTCCTTGAAAACCTTAAGGGGAAGGCCCTCGATTTGGGTTACAAAAACCTAATCCCGGACTTAATCCTCGAGCACGTCCCCCACTTAGCGCGTTCCATAACTGCCTTCCAGCTCTACCGCGAGAGGAATCCGGACGACGTTCTCTTGGCTGGAGTCGGCAACGTGGTCGAGCTCTACGACGCGGACAGCGTCGGAATGAACGCCCTCCTTGCTGGAATCGCGAAGGAGCTTTCAATAAACCTCCTCCTCACGACCGAGACGAGCGCGAAGGCGAGAGGTTCGGTAAGGGAGCTGAGGAGGGCAATCGACATGAACCTCTTCGAGATGCCAAAGGATCTGGGCTTCGACCTACTTCTCTTAAAGGAGAAGAGGGCCGCTGAGTGGCGGTTTGAACCGGCGGAAGAAATAATCAAAGCCAAAGAAAAGCCTATCGAGCTCGAACCCCTCTACTTCCGGGTCTGGGTTGAGGGAGGCAAAATCTGGGTCAACGCCCACAGGGGAATCGAGGCCGTTCTCACGATAGTCGGCGACGAACCAAACGCGATAATAGACACGATCCTCGAGCGCTTTGAGATAAGCCCAAGGCACGCCTTCTACCTCGGCAGGGAGCTGGAGAGGGCTAAAACAGCGCTGAAGCTGAGAAGGAGCTACGTTCAAGAAATGGAGCTCTTCCCGGATTTTTACATAAAAGATTGAAAAGGGAATTAGCGTCTTCTAATTGCGGCGAGAATTACTAGGATGGCCATTAAGCCGGGCCCACAGGTTTTTCCTGAGCCGGTGCTGGCAGTGGACGATGTTTTCTCTGGACTCGAAGTTTCGATTTGAGATTGGGTTCTGGTTTCCGTAGGGGTGAACTCGTAGGAGACCCTAACCTCATCGAAATACATGTGGGACTTCAATGGACTGTCGTCCCAGCCGCCTATAAGGAGCTGGAAATGGGTGGCGTCTCCAAACTCCTTTGTTGAAGCATTTTTGATCAGCCCCCCCGATTCCCAGAACTCCACGTGGTCTTTGTATAGGACGATTTTGAAGGATTTGTACTCCTTCGGGATTTTTCGAGCTTCGCTGAGTGCTCCGTCGGGTAAATCGTAGGCTATCTTGTCCGAGGGCCAGCTTATGTAGCGCATCCCCAGGTACTTTCCGGAGTCAAGGTCATAGACCCGGAACCACATCTCGGCCGTTCCTGGGTCCGTGAACTTCCACACCCCGGAGAACGTTATGGAGTCCCAGTTCTCGATCGTTATCACCTTGCTTCTGAGGAAGGCGTGCTCCTTGTGATAGTCCTTAAGCCTGAGGCCGTAGGTCTCGAAAACCGCCGCGCCGTCCTCCTCGCTGAACCTGTTACCGCTTCCCGCGATATCGAGGGTCCATTTTCCCCCTATGCTTCCCGAACTGAAGTCATCGTGGAAGACTACCTTTTCAGAGGGGTTTCCAGCCGTAAGCCCCGAAAAGGCCAGAAGGCCTGAAAGAAACAGGAAAAGGAGCAAAAACGAACCTTTTCTCACTTTCACCGCCTCCTGTATACGTAAACCCCAATCAGCACCAGGATCGCAAGCGCCGCGAGGATGTAGCAGGCGGTGTTTCCTCCTTCCTGTGATGACTGTACCGGTGTTGAGGTTGTCTCGGCTGGACTTTCGGTGTGGGTCGGTGTTTCCGTTGGGGTCTCGTGTTCCTCGTGCGTTTCAACCTTCACTTTGCTCGCAACGGCGAAGAGGGAAAGCGAAGGCACGTTGACGCGGTAGTAAACGTATTCGAGGTCTTCGTACTCGAACACAGGCCCGTACTCGACCCAGCCGTTCTCGAGGTGGAGCAGGAGCAGGGAGTCCTTGCTGACGTTGCTCGCCCTGAGCCATTCCTTTGAGACCCTGAAGCGGAGCGTTGCGTTGGCTATGCTCAAGTTCTCCGGATGGGTGACGTTGAAGATGGAGTAGGTAACGTAATCGTAGCCCTCCGGCGCCTCCACGTCTCCAGGCCTCTGGTAAACCGCCACCATGCCGTTCACCTTCACCTTTGGAAGGAAGTATATCCTGTAGAGATCTGTCCTCGTCGAGACCCGCACCCATTTACCGGGCTCGGCGGATACAATGTCCCCGTCAGCTTCCTTCTCCGTGATGGGCTTCTCCACCAGTTCCACAGTGTAGTTCTTCTTCTCCGTCAAGTTCCCGTAGAGGCAGGTCACGGTGAGGGTGTAGTTCCCCGCCTTCAGACCCCTGGTCGGTACGAAATCTCCGCTTCCGGCGAGGTTTCCGAGCTTCCAGCTCAGAGAGCATGGCTTTGACGTCTTGATAGTGACCTCCCCACCGGTGTAGAGCTTCTCGGGTGTGATGGTTACCTCCGGCGGTTCCAGGGTTCCATTCTTGGGAACGGCTATCAAGACGCTTCCGTCTTCATTGCCCTCGAGAATCTTGACGCTCCCTCCAACGGTGGTTTCCACTTTGGATGGGTCTATCCCAAAGGCCGACCTTAACTCAACCGAGCCCCTGTAAGTGCCCATCCTCTCGATGGTCGCGTTGGTGAAGAGTTTTCCAGCGTTCATTGTGATGTGTATCCCCTCATCCTCCGGCAGGGCGACGAGCTCTCCCTTAGCACTCAGGATTATTGTGTTGTCTTTAATTTCCACGTCGAGAGAATCAACCTTGGTGAGGTACGGGCTCACGAAAGCCCTGGCGAAGGCTTCGTTCCTGAAGATCGCGAAGACCATGGATGCATTCCGGGGGTCGGGTCTCAGCTCCATCCTGAGCTCGCCGAGCATCGCTCCCTTCCGAGTTCCTGTTATCTCAACGCTCATGCCTTCGAGGGTTCCGTTGAAGAGCGGTCCAACCCTCATAAGGGGCGTTGGAACAATGTATTCCGCCCTGTAAACGTCCGGCTCACCGAAGGTGAGGCTCACGTTGCCCCAGCCGTCGAGGCTTCCCCCTTCGCCGCCGAGGAGTATTGCGGTGTCAAACTTTTGGGCCTCGACCGTGTAGTTCGCCGGCGGGTCGAGCACCTGTATGCTCATTGGAGTTGGCTGGGTCAGGGTTGCGTAGATGTTGTAGAAGGCCCACTCCCCCAACGTGATGAAAGTGTCCACCGCCGCTGCTATCGTGCCCTTTGCGTCCTTCAGGGCCTTTTTCTGCTCCTTCGGTGAGAGGGACTGGAAGGACTTCTTCTTTTTGAGCTCTTTGACTATCAACTCCTGCGCTATCTCCTTGGCGGCCTTCTTTGAGGCCTCGCTGAACTCCTCGGCCATCTCTTCCTCCGGCGATGGCGGGTTGGCGGCGTCCTGGGCTTCCTTGTATATCTCGTTCAGGATGTCGTTGTCCACTATCTCAAGCACAGTTTCAAGGAGCAGCATCTGGAGATCCTCGTCGCCTATTATCGCCGTCCCGTACTTCTTCACGACCTCGATTTCCTCCGGCAGGGAGAGGCTATCGAAATTGGCGACGTCCTCGTAGAAGTCCCTGTCCATGCCGTAGTTCTGCTCAAGTCTCGCCATCGTGTCGAGGTTTATCACCGCCGCGTAGGTCGCGTCGTCGGCCTCGATTAGGGCGTTGGTTTCGGGAGAGTTCTGAGCCATCCACGTGAAGTTCTTGTCCTCATCGGGGAAGTCTATGTTCTCGACGATGTTGGTTATCTTAAGCATGCTCTTGGCCATAGCCGCCACTATGGTCCTTACCGGAACGTCAATGTCGTACACGCCAAGCGCCCCTTCTACGCCTATCGCTATCAGGTCTATCTCATTGAAGAGGAGCGAGTACTCGACACCAACGGTAACGCGGTAGTGGGGTATGACCGTTCCGGGTTCCTTGCTGTGGTCCGCTATGGCCCTGAACTCAAAACCCGGCGGGATGACGTGGTACCAGACGTAGCCCTCCGGCTCCATATCGTAGTCGCCCTCGGCGTAGTAGCTGTAGTAGATGTTATCGTTTGTGTTCTTGAGCTTTAGATAGGTCTTGTCCCCGTTCACGCCGATGACATCAACCTGAACGGGACCGACGTACTCGGTGAATGGCACGAAGCTCTTGTCGAGGGCCTTCACTGGTGTCTTCATGTAGTTTATCGGTATCGTCACGTAGTAGCCGGGCAGGGGCTGTCCGTTGATGGTCTCGTAGTACAGCACGTTGGCCGTGCTCATGTACTCGCCCGAAAAGTTCACGGGTGGGATGTACGTGGGGGGAGCGTCCAGCCACCAGGGCATCCATGCCCCGTAAACGTACCTGACCTGGCCGGGCTTGACAAGCCTCGTCAGGTTCTTCGCCCAGACGTCGGCCATGAAGGTTTCATCGCTTCCGCCGAGGAGCGTGACGGAGTTCCTCTTGAGGAGCTTGTTGTGTAGGTTGGGGTCGCGCTCCGGGATGTAGTCCCTCACGCTGAGCGACTTCAGGTAGACCTCCCTGTCGCCGATGTTCTCGATTATGAGGTCGAAGTGGTGGCTCTCAGCCGCTTCGAGGTTTCCATCGCCGTCGCCGTCGTAGGTGTAGCTGTTCAGGCCGTAGTTCTTGACGCTGCACTCCCCGCTTATCTGGCACCACTGCCTCGTGTACGGGTAGGCGTCGTACCCGTTTATCTTGAAGACGGGCCCGAGGTCGAACTCTATCGTGGCGTTCCTCTCGTCCCTTAGAACCCCATCGAGGTCATAGAGCCGTATTTTGATCGGAATCTTTCCGTCGCTCGGAAGTTCATCGGGGAGAGGGTCCCATCTCAGGGTTATCGGATCGAAGTCCGTTATGGGGATGAGGGCGTTGAAGTAGCCTTCCATGTTCCCCGGAACCGCGACGAGGAGGCTCACCTTTCCGGTATGCCTCTCGATGTACTCGGGCAGAACGAGCTCGATCTTCGCGACGCCTGTAAGTTCCCCGATGTTCTTTAGGAGAACGCTCACGTTCGCGAAGCGCTCGTCGTATGGAATGGCAGTTCCAAAGACATCTGGATCTCTCCTATAAACGTAAACGGCCGTTGGGTGACTGATTGAGTAGGACACTATCTTTATGTCCACGTTTCTGAAGTACACCTTCCTGATGGCGCTGATGCTCGTCCCCTCGGCGTTTTTGGCGGTGAACTTCAGATAGCCCGTCCCAGTGAGGTTCTTTCCGACGGTGTCGAGCGTTATGTAGCCATAGTACTCCGTGGAATTTAGAGAGCTCTCGTTGAGAAGCTCCTCCATTCCGTTGTAGATGAGGGTGTAGTTCACGGCAACGATGGGACTCCGCGAGCTTGCCCCTCCGGCGAGGCTTATAACGCCTTTGACGTCGCCA
Encoded proteins:
- the rad50 gene encoding DNA double-strand break repair ATPase Rad50; translated protein: MRVRKIEIRNFRAHRKSIVEFSDGINLIIGQNGAGKSSILEAIFASLYLGHPSFPKGYLKANARVGTGELSLGLEFEHNGKTYRITRTTKKSELLENGKLIAEKSSEVARWVERNVYPLQVYTNALYIRQGEIEGIITNREVMEKVLRKVLGIEDYENAERNSAEVIRELKRRRENLKKLIERKAEVEDRLSEAGKRFAETLRRISELRKRERELSAEVEKLSKLYQEMKERKELIAGLEKRIALLEKSLASEEELLKEREKRIEELKLELEELEEKRARLEELKPLAEEYIELGKLLKLKDELSNVEVGLSSLREKLRSLEREMEKREELERKLGELKKKEVETRREYERLKERHKLYQRALSILGEAEKHRKELERAGYTVEKLEKELKEIEKAKEELERLREEISKVRERIASLRGKRAELEANMERLEGAKICPLCRRPIDEHEEGEILAEYRAEISRIESEVKTFGEKLEELRKREVELRKLLAREPKLIRLKKTADLLREAEEKLEELGVEELERDAKLFEETKEKLIGLKKEIRNVKERLEELEGLEKEKRAVEKELHTLEERKADILKRLSERGFSSFDEVEERIGELEKPYREFLSLKDIPRRIEALEKKLDIEQRKADESRANIARLKAELEKARKELEEARKEFSEEDFERAEREYLEKSRALERARAELEGAESLRDEIARLIDELKANLGEIEKAERELELIEKALADLTAFREKIARLKAEEELRGLEEVQKLAGELFSEMTEGKYQGIRLRREKRYGKERIELKVLYAGNEVGIDFLSGGERIALGLAFRLALSLYKVGNLELLILDEPTPFLDEERRKKLVEIISSQLRKIPQVIIVSHDEELKDAADYVIRVTNAGEARVEVESLGAY
- a CDS encoding metallophosphoesterase family protein, which produces MRFAHIADAHLGREQFNQPFRYEDYVKAFREAVEKAVKARVDFILIAGDLFHVSRPSPKALRDAVEILEIPRRKEIPVFAIEGNHDKTIREASVFDLLEHLGLIRTLGLRREEKRDEFLRSKKIADRYLVWAEVGDLKIYGLRHHTRWQLIRGNTNVLKALFKRGDILMLHQAVDYLAKDTPYQDAFDLKLSELPDNFSYYALGHIHVRKLAEPEQTGLKGPIAYPGSTERTDVREASHVVVYGERDRKPKLRENPQPKGFYIVEDFRPEFVEVETRPFYRVTVSGNSKAELRRKVEEVAGLIPKDAVAIIYLEGTVKGGVSLAEFNDLLKGSGIAYYAFRSRVTGEAIISKERVGEEILTEWERELFLHLRSEPKEFPLDEFMDWLLEKYRLGVPEGMSARARKPVEEPKKPENAEEKRPKGEKRVKATPKKEKIEKPKTEKKTRPAKPSSLDAWLRGGRQ
- a CDS encoding dihydropteroate synthase-like protein; translated protein: MRILLVTGKLAEPLVRKYGKGCDVFVTPVSVAAFLTPEMITHYLKKAGVRSGNYDLILIPGLVRGSAQPIEDEIGIPAFKGPKNAMDLPVVLRALREGFKLSKEKPADELFSLDGLRKVKDIRNKARDRRYIERALKRPGNLLISNLPVGRDFPARILGEVVDAPKLGVDGVVEKALYYLREGADIVDIGMVAGETNLEFIELIPEIRERLREGGFNVPMSFDSLNTAEIERALDYADLFLSVDESNLEGLVTAKPVVLIPTNQKKGFFPVRPFERVEFLENLKGKALDLGYKNLIPDLILEHVPHLARSITAFQLYRERNPDDVLLAGVGNVVELYDADSVGMNALLAGIAKELSINLLLTTETSAKARGSVRELRRAIDMNLFEMPKDLGFDLLLLKEKRAAEWRFEPAEEIIKAKEKPIELEPLYFRVWVEGGKIWVNAHRGIEAVLTIVGDEPNAIIDTILERFEISPRHAFYLGRELERAKTALKLRRSYVQEMELFPDFYIKD
- a CDS encoding ATP-binding protein encodes the protein MEGPDASVGIVFGESSTDHFTFIVNPRNELPRFGEFLVVKNREGDEVLALLKSIRNLNWLMEAGRGSYDYVEKTVNVFSRGILDKSEEILATAKVLGVLRTRDGEFLPKPAPNRVPIKPGEKVYLARDEDLERIFANGHLRVGKLIARGNIEVRLDANRLVSRHFAVLAVTGAGKSNTIAVLTKELVDNVNATVVILDPHGEYQRLSWPGAKVNPIKATIDPGRIRLSELATLLGIAENASLQRRFLGLVYRTVKEEMRRDGKVVGGLPFLEAMEDKIEEWIRVYENSESKEDRVIHYYNEKGIEMPRKIQQRDLEALIRLKDYIGELKANFGEFISPVDVLGEIRPGMVNVIDLSGMEEEQMITLASFVLRGILKNRIEYLKAVRTNDRLTAREILEAYPAIRKPILVIVEEAHIFAPRGEKNPATLWLGKIAREGRKFGVGLGIVSQRPKKLDDDILSQTNTKIILKLVEPNDQRYVQQASEQISEDLLSDIASLGVGEAVIVGYAITIPAMVKVYNFEKDFNGHYGGRDIDIVEEWLEGKEEEVSEEEAIASLPL
- a CDS encoding CGP-CTERM sorting domain-containing protein, with product MKVRKGSFLLLFLFLSGLLAFSGLTAGNPSEKVVFHDDFSSGSIGGKWTLDIAGSGNRFSEEDGAAVFETYGLRLKDYHKEHAFLRSKVITIENWDSITFSGVWKFTDPGTAEMWFRVYDLDSGKYLGMRYISWPSDKIAYDLPDGALSEARKIPKEYKSFKIVLYKDHVEFWESGGLIKNASTKEFGDATHFQLLIGGWDDSPLKSHMYFDEVRVSYEFTPTETRTQSQIETSSPEKTSSTASTGSGKTCGPGLMAILVILAAIRRR